The DNA sequence CAAAGTGTTGGAACCGGGCATGGAAGTTTGGGACGACGACGCCGAAGGCAGCGGTTACACGGCAGACCTTATCCGCGGTTTGCAGCAGAAACATCCCGACCGCTCTTTTTTATGGGTGATTGGCTCGGATAATTTGGCAGAACTGCATCGCTGGCATGATTTTAACTGGCTGAAAAACAACGTGCGCTTTCTCATCATTCCTCGTCCTGGGCATCCAGCCAATCCCAAGGTTTTAAAAAAGATACGCCGCAAAACCCTCAAAACCGTTCCCAGCGATATTTCCTCCACCCAGATAAGACAAATAATCCGGGAAGGCGGCTCCATACGTGGTTTGGTGCCCACTGCCATCGAAAAAAGCGTTGTTGAGTTTTATCGTCCGCTCCTAAAACTGTAGAGGAAAATTCCCACAAAA is a window from the Candidatus Cloacimonadota bacterium genome containing:
- the nadD gene encoding nicotinate (nicotinamide) nucleotide adenylyltransferase, yielding MIRHALLGGSFDPIHNGHLHTAREILRLKAADTVVFLPNATHNFKRDKVLLDYSRRRELIAKVLEPGMEVWDDDAEGSGYTADLIRGLQQKHPDRSFLWVIGSDNLAELHRWHDFNWLKNNVRFLIIPRPGHPANPKVLKKIRRKTLKTVPSDISSTQIRQIIREGGSIRGLVPTAIEKSVVEFYRPLLKL